A single window of uncultured Methanospirillum sp. DNA harbors:
- a CDS encoding aminodeoxychorismate/anthranilate synthase component II: protein MNVTIVDCFDSFTYNLHQLVGTLGADPIAITCDRDISSIEKTAPDRIILSPGPGTPEESGVCRTVIERYAGVVPILGVCLGHQTIIHTFGGEIVRLTEPVHGKTSRISHTGTGLFQGVSQAFTATRYHSLTADRASLPQEFRITATSEGDDCIMAVSHERFPLHGVQFHPESIMTPAGRQIMENFLKTGGI from the coding sequence ATGAACGTTACAATCGTGGACTGCTTTGATAGTTTCACGTACAACCTTCACCAGCTCGTGGGAACGCTCGGGGCTGACCCGATAGCGATCACCTGCGACCGGGATATCAGTTCGATAGAGAAGACAGCCCCGGATCGGATCATCCTTTCTCCGGGACCAGGAACCCCTGAAGAGTCAGGGGTATGCCGTACGGTTATCGAACGGTATGCAGGTGTTGTTCCAATCCTTGGCGTCTGCCTCGGGCACCAGACGATCATCCACACCTTCGGAGGAGAGATCGTCAGGCTTACAGAACCGGTACACGGCAAGACCAGCAGAATCTCACACACCGGGACCGGGCTCTTTCAGGGAGTATCACAGGCATTCACCGCAACCAGGTATCACTCCCTGACCGCTGACCGGGCGAGCCTTCCACAAGAGTTCAGGATCACCGCAACATCTGAAGGAGACGACTGTATCATGGCTGTCTCACACGAACGGTTCCCGCTTCATGGTGTTCAGTTCCATCCGGAGAGCATCATGACCCCGGCAGGACGCCAGATCATGGAGAACTTTCTGAAGACCGGAGGTATCTGA
- the trpD gene encoding anthranilate phosphoribosyltransferase, translating into MIHQAIERVIARENLLPEEATAVMDQIATGNATGVQIGSFLTALRMKGVTASEIASFARVMQDCAIPVTPHVSGTMVDTCGTGGDSGTGGTFNISTAAGIVAAAAGVLIVKHGNRSVSSRCGSADVLEALGVTIEQTPESAARTVEEAGIGFFFAPQYHPAMRHVAPVRRELGIYTVFNILGPLLNPAKAQARLIGVYDPSLVMIIADALRELGVQRAMVVHGEGLDEITITGSTLVGELLDGRLSVRTITPEEFGINRADIRMIRGGEPAENAAIIRSVFAGTPGPALDIVALNAGAAIFVGGRASDLGEGVRLAYTAIRSGAAAQKLDDLIRLSGRTS; encoded by the coding sequence ATGATTCACCAGGCGATCGAACGGGTGATTGCACGTGAGAATCTCCTTCCCGAAGAGGCTACCGCTGTGATGGATCAGATCGCAACGGGAAATGCAACCGGGGTTCAGATCGGATCATTTCTCACAGCACTCAGAATGAAAGGAGTTACTGCATCAGAGATCGCCTCGTTCGCACGGGTGATGCAGGACTGCGCTATTCCAGTCACACCTCATGTGTCAGGGACGATGGTCGATACCTGCGGAACCGGCGGAGACTCAGGTACCGGAGGGACGTTTAATATCAGCACCGCTGCCGGGATCGTGGCTGCTGCAGCAGGTGTCCTTATCGTAAAGCATGGGAACCGGAGTGTCTCAAGCAGGTGTGGATCAGCAGACGTGCTAGAGGCGCTCGGAGTCACTATCGAACAGACACCCGAATCGGCTGCGAGGACTGTAGAAGAGGCAGGGATCGGATTCTTCTTTGCCCCGCAGTATCACCCTGCGATGCGTCACGTAGCACCGGTGCGAAGAGAACTCGGGATCTACACAGTCTTTAATATCCTTGGCCCGCTCCTTAACCCGGCAAAGGCTCAGGCACGTCTCATCGGGGTGTATGATCCTTCACTGGTCATGATCATCGCTGATGCACTACGGGAACTAGGTGTTCAGCGGGCGATGGTTGTGCATGGCGAAGGGCTTGACGAGATCACGATCACCGGCTCAACACTCGTGGGTGAACTGCTTGACGGGAGACTGAGCGTCAGGACCATCACCCCTGAAGAGTTCGGCATAAACCGGGCTGATATCAGGATGATCAGGGGAGGAGAACCTGCAGAGAATGCCGCAATCATCAGATCTGTCTTTGCCGGAACACCAGGGCCGGCACTTGATATCGTAGCCCTGAATGCCGGTGCTGCAATCTTTGTCGGCGGAAGAGCATCAGACCTTGGCGAAGGGGTGAGACTGGCATACACTGCCATCAGATCAGGAGCAGCCGCACAGAAACTTGATGACCTCATCAGACTGTCAGGGAGGACATCATGA
- a CDS encoding indole-3-glycerol-phosphate synthase, with protein sequence MILDQIVQASVNRAEALSSGCDSVDFKGIQPKSQQTISLLKAITGATGRNAVIAEMKPASPSRGHIRAITDPVSVSRDLIGGGCCALSVITEPAFFHGTINTIPAIREQTSVPILRKDFIVDLRQIEETRIAGADAVLLITAVLEDRLGEFVDSVKKAGLEPLVEVHDRQEVRTALDTDADLIGINNRNLKTLKTDLSTTMRLAPMIRRADRTVIAESGVTWPCDVRTLRPYANGYLIGSSIMAAENPRRRLEGFVYA encoded by the coding sequence ATGATCCTGGATCAGATCGTTCAGGCTTCAGTCAACAGGGCCGAGGCACTCTCATCAGGATGTGACAGTGTTGATTTCAAAGGTATACAGCCGAAAAGTCAGCAGACCATCAGCCTCCTGAAGGCGATCACCGGAGCAACAGGCCGTAATGCGGTTATTGCCGAGATGAAACCGGCAAGTCCGTCAAGGGGACATATCAGGGCAATAACAGACCCGGTTTCTGTCTCCCGGGATCTCATCGGGGGTGGATGTTGCGCCCTCTCGGTGATCACTGAGCCTGCGTTCTTTCATGGAACGATCAACACAATCCCTGCGATCCGAGAGCAGACCAGCGTTCCGATCCTCCGAAAAGACTTCATCGTTGACTTAAGGCAGATAGAAGAGACACGGATTGCAGGTGCAGACGCAGTTCTCCTGATCACGGCAGTGCTTGAAGACCGGCTCGGTGAGTTTGTGGATTCTGTCAAAAAGGCAGGTCTTGAACCTCTCGTGGAAGTCCATGACAGACAGGAGGTCAGGACTGCACTTGATACAGATGCAGATCTCATCGGAATAAACAACAGGAACCTGAAGACCCTGAAGACTGATCTCTCCACCACGATGCGGCTTGCACCCATGATACGAAGGGCAGACAGGACAGTTATCGCAGAGAGCGGAGTCACATGGCCATGTGATGTCCGGACCCTCCGGCCATATGCAAACGGATACCTGATCGGGTCTAGTATTATGGCAGCAGAAAATCCACGGAGAAGACTGGAGGGATTCGTATACGCGTAA
- a CDS encoding phosphoribosylanthranilate isomerase, which translates to MTRPEDARTADYAGADAIGVVLFSDSPRSVEPRRAVEIFRAAGPYMGRVCVSHTSSRSELEEILQLCPTAVQISSHHTIPPDCNVQVIRVVEPGMELPGPEDTDALIVDASQGKGRAFNPDFFRSVINNTGLPVILAGGLRPDTVAEAVRSLCPYAVDVASGVETSPGVKDPEKIRSFVRNARLQS; encoded by the coding sequence ATCACAAGGCCCGAGGATGCACGCACCGCTGATTACGCGGGTGCAGATGCAATAGGTGTTGTCCTCTTCTCAGACTCACCCCGCTCAGTAGAACCGAGGAGGGCTGTAGAAATATTCAGGGCAGCCGGACCGTATATGGGCAGGGTCTGTGTCTCACACACTAGTTCACGTTCAGAACTGGAAGAGATCCTGCAGCTCTGCCCGACTGCAGTCCAGATATCCAGCCATCACACCATCCCTCCAGACTGCAATGTCCAGGTCATCAGGGTGGTTGAACCCGGGATGGAACTTCCAGGACCGGAAGATACCGATGCCCTCATCGTTGACGCAAGCCAGGGAAAAGGAAGAGCGTTCAATCCTGACTTTTTCAGGAGCGTTATAAATAATACGGGGCTGCCGGTCATCCTTGCAGGCGGTCTCAGGCCGGATACCGTCGCAGAGGCAGTGCGGTCACTCTGTCCCTATGCCGTCGATGTGGCTTCAGGGGTTGAGACGTCCCCCGGAGTCAAGGATCCCGAAAAAATAAGATCATTTGTGCGGAATGCACGGTTACAATCATGA
- the trpB gene encoding tryptophan synthase subunit beta encodes MKLQTRFGEYGGCYVPETLIAALEELEDAYMHILPTSGFQNELKEFLTEFAGRETPLTFCKNMSADLGCRVYLKREDLLHSGAHKLNNAMGQALLAKFMGKKRLIAETGAGQHGVATAIAGAALGMSVDVYMGDVDMKRQALNVARMNMMGARVIPVLSGTQTLKDAINEAMRDWAATVGDTHYLIGTVVGPHPFPLLVRDLQSVIGTETRKQILEKEGRLPTIVIACIGGGSNAIGMFHPFVSDKVTLIGVEAGGEGLDGKHGATLCGGSPGVLHGNFSYILQDTYGQIQESHSVSAGLDYPGVGPEHSMHKDSGRVKYTAVTDDEALDAFLYLSRTEGIIPALESSHAVAYARKIGPTLKKDDILVINLSGRGDKDVAQVIDLLQQKGVAL; translated from the coding sequence ATGAAACTACAAACACGATTCGGTGAATACGGGGGATGTTATGTCCCCGAAACCCTCATCGCAGCACTTGAAGAACTTGAAGATGCATATATGCACATCCTTCCCACCAGCGGGTTCCAGAACGAACTCAAGGAATTTTTGACAGAGTTTGCAGGACGGGAGACCCCGCTCACCTTCTGCAAAAATATGTCTGCAGATCTTGGATGTAGGGTGTATCTCAAACGTGAAGACCTGCTTCATTCAGGGGCCCACAAACTGAACAATGCGATGGGTCAGGCACTTCTGGCAAAGTTCATGGGCAAAAAGCGTCTCATTGCCGAGACCGGAGCAGGCCAGCACGGTGTAGCAACCGCAATAGCCGGGGCTGCACTCGGTATGAGTGTTGATGTGTACATGGGCGATGTGGACATGAAACGGCAGGCCCTGAACGTCGCACGGATGAACATGATGGGTGCACGGGTTATTCCGGTGTTATCAGGAACACAGACACTCAAGGATGCTATCAACGAAGCGATGCGTGACTGGGCAGCAACAGTCGGAGATACCCATTACCTGATCGGGACCGTGGTGGGACCACACCCATTCCCCCTGCTGGTCAGGGATCTCCAGTCAGTCATCGGCACGGAAACCAGAAAGCAGATCCTTGAGAAGGAGGGGCGGCTGCCGACGATCGTCATCGCGTGCATCGGCGGCGGTTCAAATGCTATCGGAATGTTCCATCCATTTGTATCTGACAAGGTCACCCTGATCGGTGTCGAGGCAGGAGGCGAGGGGCTTGACGGAAAGCATGGAGCAACCCTCTGCGGAGGTTCTCCGGGAGTACTGCACGGCAATTTTTCCTACATCCTGCAGGATACGTACGGGCAGATCCAGGAGTCTCACTCGGTATCGGCCGGGCTGGACTACCCCGGAGTCGGGCCCGAACACTCGATGCACAAGGACTCAGGACGGGTCAAATACACGGCAGTCACCGATGATGAGGCACTCGATGCATTTCTCTATCTCTCACGGACAGAGGGAATCATCCCTGCACTTGAGTCATCGCATGCAGTAGCCTATGCCAGAAAGATTGGCCCGACACTCAAGAAGGATGACATTCTGGTGATTAACCTCTCGGGTCGCGGTGACAAGGATGTCGCCCAGGTGATAGATCTGCTACAGCAGAAGGGGGTCGCATTATGA
- the trpA gene encoding tryptophan synthase subunit alpha, producing MRNGKEQIEAVFAAKKRPLLVAFTVAGDPDYGTSLQIIREMSAVGADIIELGLPFSDPVADGPVIQRADLRAMGADMNTDRLFDLVKEFRTESNVPIVILTYANLIMRRGISTFYEDAAAAGIDGVVIADVPFEESEPFTKAAGETGIAQIMMVSPTTSDERLEEILARAAGFIYLVAVMGVTGARTGVEQPAVDLLARVQKRTSVPVAPGFGISTPSQVKEWADHGADAVIVGSAIVKRIEEHIGDPEAAIAAVGEYIRTLKN from the coding sequence ATGAGAAACGGAAAAGAGCAGATTGAGGCGGTATTTGCAGCAAAGAAGAGACCACTCCTGGTTGCATTCACGGTTGCCGGCGATCCTGACTATGGAACCAGCCTTCAAATCATCAGGGAGATGTCAGCAGTTGGTGCAGACATCATCGAACTTGGACTTCCATTTTCAGACCCGGTCGCTGACGGGCCGGTGATCCAGCGGGCAGACCTCAGGGCAATGGGTGCAGATATGAACACAGACCGGCTCTTTGACCTGGTTAAAGAGTTCAGAACTGAAAGCAATGTCCCGATTGTGATCCTGACCTATGCAAACCTGATCATGCGGAGAGGAATCTCCACATTCTACGAAGATGCTGCAGCAGCAGGCATAGATGGTGTTGTGATCGCAGATGTTCCGTTTGAAGAGTCAGAACCGTTTACAAAAGCAGCAGGAGAGACAGGAATCGCGCAGATCATGATGGTCAGCCCGACAACATCTGACGAGCGACTGGAAGAAATACTCGCCAGGGCCGCCGGGTTCATCTATCTTGTCGCCGTGATGGGCGTAACCGGTGCAAGAACAGGAGTTGAACAGCCTGCGGTGGACCTGCTTGCCCGGGTACAGAAGAGGACCTCGGTTCCTGTTGCACCGGGATTTGGGATCTCTACTCCAAGCCAGGTGAAAGAGTGGGCAGACCACGGGGCAGATGCTGTCATCGTGGGTTCAGCGATCGTGAAGAGGATCGAGGAGCATATCGGAGACCCTGAAGCTGCCATTGCTGCCGTCGGGGAGTACATCAGAACACTGAAAAATTAG